From Vigna unguiculata cultivar IT97K-499-35 chromosome 5, ASM411807v1, whole genome shotgun sequence, the proteins below share one genomic window:
- the LOC114185922 gene encoding protein NLP8-like, whose amino-acid sequence MEYPFSSKEREIGDWQSSGTQLVGSTSLDGRMSNSISEDMPNSFSELMNFDTYAGLCNSPSISDQILANELPSFASLPYSLPDGFNLVQQNNGQCYMSGAGRNDNDMESPRIYGEKVACQQVDTLLGFLNDENEANKLNSKLKINDSSQHLNNSDAGNYIMSRPPALSLDERMLRALSFFKESAGGGILAQVWVPIKDGDQFILSTSEQPYLLDQMLAGYREVSRTFTFSAEGKSGCFLGLPGRVFTSKVHEWTSNVGYYSMNEYLRFEHAINHHVRGSIAFPIFDLHSEFLCCAVLEIVTTKEKPDFNREFEIVSRALQNVNLSTAKPLRCLPQCLSNNKKATLTEIVDVLRSVCHAHRLPLALTWLPCCYTEGSRGEATRIRIKGCHSTISRKSILCLEESACYITDRALAGFVRACTEHHIEEGKGIAGKALRSNHPFFCPDVKAYDISEYPLVHHARKYNLNAAVAIRLRSTYTNHDDYILEFFLPVNMTGGSEQQLLLDNLSGTMQRICSSLRTVSDAESSRIESSQEGFEKKNAPYFSPLSRQNSGVPLINGDYHSVPKMSLTATNAGDNEIEPSAIQGRNGAKRQVQKNRSTSEKNVTLSVLQQYFSGSLKDAAKNIGVCPTTLKRICRQHGISRWPSRKINKVNRSLKKIQTVLDSVRGVEGGLKFDPSMGAFVARGSIIQETDAHKSLLFPEKSIIKDPAPITQEAVPVPSAPCNEVENFSFKMEEKLKKTNAFSVGCCEDSKSVAIDDGSCEMESLCTKVQNCPEQACLGSVLAKEQDKWTRNKSGLRVENFKCSILGQSSNSLIGKEMDIGVDGDAGVVEPNHPSSSSLTDSSNDSGSMMHSISSGSQSFKNQNQSKVKSTIVDSGSKLIVKAIYREDTVRFKFDRSAGCFRLYEEVAARFKLQTGSFQLKYLDDEEEWVMLVNDADLQECLDILDDIGTCSVRFLVRDLPSILSSSGSSNSYLGGSS is encoded by the exons ATGGAATACCCCTTTTCCTCCAAGGAAAGAGAAATTGGGGATTGGCAATCTTCGGGAACTCAGTTGGTGGGATCAACATCATTAGATGGCAGAATGAGCAATTCAATATCAGAGGATATGCCCAATAGCTTCTCAGAGCTCATGAACTTTGATACTTATGCTGGTTTGTGCAACAGCCCATCCATATCTGATCAGATTTTGGCTAATGAGCTTCCGTCATTTGCTTCATTACCCTATTCATTGCCTGATGGATTCAACCTAGTCCAACAGAACAATGGGCAATGCTATATGTCAGGAGCTGGCAGAAATGACAACGATATGGAAAGCCCCCGCATTTATGGGGAGAAAGTTGCCTGTCAGCAAGTGGACACCCTTCTTGGTTTCttaaatgatgaaaatgaagcAAATAAGTTGAATtctaagttaaaaattaatgacTCTTCTCAACATCTGAACAACTCTGATGCAGGAAATTATATAATGTCCAGGCCACCTGCTTTATCACTTGATGAGAGAATGCTGAGGGCTTTGTCCTTCTTTAAGGAATCAGCTGGAGGGGGAATATTGGCACAAGTTTGGGTACCCATAAAGGATGGTGACCAATTCATCTTAAGCACGAGTGAACAACCTTATTTGCTAGATCAAATGCTTGCAGGGTACCGTGAAGTGTCCAGGACATTTACATTTTCTGCAGAAGGAAAATCTGGTTGTTTCCTAGGACTTCCTGGTCGTGTATTTACCTCCAAAGTTCATGAGTGGACGTCAAATGTTGGTTATTACAGTATGAATGAGTACCTAAGGTTCGAGCATGCAATTAATCACCATGTTCGTGGATCAATTGCATTTCCCATTTTTGATTTGCACTCGGAATTTCTATGTTGTGCTGTACTGGAAATTGTGACTACAAAGGAAAAGCCAGATTTCAACAgagaatttgaaattgtttCCCGTGCACTCCAg AATGTAAATTTAAGCACTGCCAAGCCTCTTCGATGTCTTCCCcag TGTCTTTCAAACAACAAAAAGGCTACATTGACTGAGATAGTTGATGTGTTACGTTCTGTCTGTCATGCACATAGATTACCGCTGGCACTTACATGGCTTCCCTGTTGTTACACTGAGGGATCAAGAGGTGAAGCTACAAGGATACGAATTAAAGGGTGCCATTCAACTATTAGTAGAAAAAGCATACTCTGCCTTGAAGAATCTGCTTGCTATATAACTGATAGAGCACTGGCAGGATTTGTCCGTGCATGCACAGAACATCATATTGAGGAAGGGAAAGGTATAGCTGGGAAAGCTCTTCGATCAAATCATCCTTTCTTTTGTCCTGATGTGAAGGCATATGATATTAGTGAATATCCACTTGTCCATCATGCACGCAAGTATAATTTGAATGCTGCAGTTGCAATTAGGCTAAGGAGTACTTATACCAATCATGATGATTACATATTGGAATTCTTTCTGCCTGTTAACATGACTGGGGGTTCAGAGCAGCAACTTTTATTAGACAACCTCTCAGGTACCATGCAGAGAATTTGTAGTAGTTTGAGGACTGTGTCAGATGCTGAATCATCAAGAATAGAAAGTTCACAAGAAggatttgaaaagaaaaatgccCCCTATTTTTCTCCTTTGTCACGTCAGAACTCTGGAGTACCATTAATAAATGGTGACTATCATTCTGTCCCAAAGATGTCATTGACAGCAACTAACGCTGGAGACAATGAAATTGAGCCTTCTGCTATTCAG GGAAGAAATGGAGCAAAAAGACAGGTCCAGAAAAATAGAAGTACATCAGAGAAGAATGTTACCTTGAGTGTTCTCCAACAATACTTTTCTGGTAGTCTGAAGGATGCTGCAAAAAACATCGGTG TTTGCCCGACAACTCTGAAAAGGATATGTAGGCAACATGGAATCTCAAGGTGGCCGTCCCGCAAGATTAATAAAGTGAATCGATCACTGAAGAAGATACAGACTGTGCTCGACTCTGTCCGAGGAGTGGAGGGAGGGTTGAAGTTTGATCCCTCTATGGGGGCATTCGTGGCAAGAGGGTCAATCATCCAGGAAACTGATGCACATAAAAGTCTTCTGTTTCCTGAGAAAAGTATTATAAAAGACCCTGCACCTATTACACAAGAAGCAGTCCCGGTACCATCTGCACCTTGTAATGAAGTTGAGAATTTTTCATTTAAGATGGaggaaaaattgaagaaaaccaATGCTTTTTCCGTTGGCTGTTGTGAAGATTCAAAATCAGTGGCAATTGACGATGGGTCATGCGAAATGGAAAGCCTTTGCACCAAGGTGCAGAATTGTCCTGAGCAAGCTTGTTTGGGCTCTGTTCTTGCAAAAGAACAAGATAAATGGACTCGGAACAAGAGTGGTTTGAGAGTAGAAAACTTTAAATGCAGTATTCTTGGTCAGAGTTCAAATTCCTTGATTGGTAAGGAGATGGACATTGGTGTAGATGGGGATGCTGGGGTTGTTGAACCTAACCACCCCAGTTCCTCAAGCTTGACAGACTCATCTAATGACTCTGGTTCAATGATGCATAGCATTTCATCAGGTTCTCAGAGCTTCAAGAACCAGAATCAGTCCAAAGTTAAGTCAACCATCGTTGATAGTGGGTCAAAACTAATTGTCAAAGCTATCTATAGAGAAGACACCGTTCGATTCAAGTTCGATCGATCTGCTGGTTGTTTCAGGTTATATGAAGAAGTTGCAGCAAGATTCAAACTACAAACTGGGTCATTCCAGCTGAAATATCTAGATGATGAAGAGGAATGGGTGATGTTGGTGAATGATGCTGATTTGCAAGAGTGTCTAGACATATTGGATGATATTGGTACATGCAGCGTCAGGTTTCTTGTCCGTGATTTGCCTTCCATTTTAAGCAGTTCTGGCAGTAGTAATAGCTACTTGGGAGGCAGCTCATAG
- the LOC114183191 gene encoding GTPase-activating protein GYP1-like, translated as MKNDDDNNNNKAERSKDAAVGIPDSRFNQTLRNVQGLLKGRNIPGKILLSQRVSSPDYSSLSSPTYTRSFSYSETGTSGLTSERIEKQAQSSRKSFGSLNDNKLKVSASNVQSPSEEVQKSSFGARATDSARILKFTKVLSGTMVALEKLRELSWSGVPDYMRPTVWRLLLGYAPTNSDRREGVLRRKRLEYLDYISQYYDIPDAERSDDEINMLRQIAVDCPRTVPEVSFFQQEQVQKSLERILYTWAIRHPASGYVQGINDLVTPFLVVFLSEYLEGAIDNWSMSGLSSDQISNVEADCYWCLSKLLDGMQDHYTFAQPGIQRLVFKLKELVRRIDDPVSSHMEEQGLEFLQFAFRWFNCLLIREVPFHLVTRLWDTYLAEGDALPDFLVYIFASFLLTWSEQLQRLDFQELVMFLQHLPTKNWTHQELEMVLSRAFMWHSMFNSCPSHLAN; from the exons ATGAAGAACGACgacgacaacaacaacaacaaagccGAACGCAGCAAAGACGCTGCCGTGGGAATCCCAGATTCCCGATTTAACCAGACCCTCAGAAATGTTCAAGG GTTACTCAAGGGTCGTAACATTCCTggtaaaatattattgagccAGAGGGTTAGTTCTCCAGATTACTCAAGCTTATCCTCACCAACTTATACAAGGAGCTTCTCATACAGTGAAACTGGAACAAGTGGCCTCACATCTGAGAGAATAGAG AAGCAAGCTCAGAGTTCAAGGAAATCATTTGGTTCTCTCAATGACAATAAGTTGAAAGTATCAGCATCCAATGTACAGAGCCCGTCCGAAGAAGTACAGAAATCTTCATTCGGTGCTAGAGCTACAGATTCTGCTAGGATATTAAAGTTCACTAAGGTGCTTTCTGGGACGATGGTTGCATTAG AGAAATTGCGTGAATTATCTTGGAGTGGTGTTCCAGATTACATGCGTCCTACAGTGTGGAGACTTCTCTTG GGATATGCACCAACTAATTCAGATAGAAGGGAAGGAGTTTTGAGAAGAAAGCGCCTTGAGTATCTTGACTATATTTCTCAGTATTATGATATTCCTGATGCAGAACGCTCGGATGATGAGATCAATATGCTTCGCCAG ATTGCTGTTGATTGTCCGAGAACTGTACCTGAAGTGTCATTCTTTCAGCAAGAGCAAGTTCAAAAATCATTGGAGCGTATTCTTTACACATG GGCCATCCGGCATCCTGCAAGTGGATATGTTCAGGGGATAAATGACCTTGTCACGCCATTTTTAGTTGTTTTCCTATCAGAATACCTAGAAGGGGCCATAGATAATTGGTCAATGTCTGGTTTATCTTCGGATCAAATCTCTAATGTAGAGGCCGACTGCTATTGGTGTTTGTCAAAGTTGCTTGATGGCATGCAAGACCATTATACATTTGCTCAACCAGGAATTCAAAGGCTTGTTTTTAAGTTGAAGGAATTGGTCAGGAGGATTGACG ATCCTGTTTCAAGCCATATGGAGGAGCAAGGACTGGAGTTTCTTCAATTTGCTTTCCGCTGGTTCAACTGTCTTCTAATTCGAGAG GTACCCTTCCATTTGGTCACACGTCTTTGGGACACGTATCTAGCTGAAGGAGATGCCTTACCAGACTTCCTTGTGTATATATTTGCCAGTTTTCTTCTAACG TGGTCAGAGCAGCTCCAGAGGCTTGATTTCCAAGAATTGGTTATGTTCCTTCAACACCTTCCAACAAAGAATTGGACGCACCAGGAGCTGGAGATGGTACTTTCTCGTGCGTTTATGTGGCACAGCATGTTCAACAGTTGTCCCAGCCATTTAGCTAACTGA
- the LOC114185125 gene encoding peroxisomal membrane protein 13-like, whose protein sequence is MEPNPQPSANGPPPKPWEQAGSSSGPAPFKPPSAGNTSDVVEASGTAKPGEIVSASDRTAAVNRNSLGRPVPTRPWEQNYGNSTYGGYGSTMNYNSGYGTGMYGSSYGGLGGGMYGSSYGGGLYGGNSMYRGGYGGGMYGSSGMYGGGMYNSGFGGPMGGYGMGGGPYGDQDPNNPFGGPPSPPGFWISVLRVMQGVVNFFGRISILIDQNTQAFHLFMTALLQLFDRSGLLYGELARFVLRLLGIRSKSKKVHPPGPNGQRLPGPYNSSGDVNYIEAPKAAPSGGSWDNVWGNDSPQ, encoded by the exons ATGGAACCTAACCCACAACCCTCAG CAAATGGTCCTCCGCCAAAACCCTGGGAACAAGCAGGTTCCTCGTCTGGCCCAGCGCCTTTTAAACCCCCGTCAGCTGGCAATACGAGTGATGTAGTTGAGGCTTCAGGAACTGCGAAACCTGGGGAAATTGTTTCTGCTTCTGATAGGACTGCAGCTGTTAACAGGAATTCTCTTGGGAGGCCCGTGCCCACAAGGCCGTGGGAGCAGAATTATGGAAATAGCACATATGGAG GATATGGTTCTACAATGAATTATAATTCTGGATATGGAACTGGGATGTATGGATCCTCTTATGGTGGACTAGGAGGAGGAATGTATGGATCTTCTTATGGTGGGGGACTTTATGGTGGTAACAGTATGTACAGGGGAGGATATGGTGGTGGCATGTATGGGTCGTCCGGGATGTATGGAGGGGGAATGTATAACAGTGGCTTTGGAGGTCCAATGGGTGGTTATGGCATGGGTGGTGGACCTTATGGAGATCAAGATCCCAACAATCCATTTGGTGGCCCTCCATCCCCACCTGGATTTTGGATTTCTGTCCTACGTGTG ATGCAAGGTGTGGTTAATTTTTTTGGTCGAATATCAATACTCATAGACCAGAACACACAGGCTTTCCATCTGTTCATGACTGCACTTCTCCAG CTGTTTGATCGCTCCGGTTTATTGTATGGAGAGCTAGCTAGATTTGTGTTGCGCTTGCTTGGAATTAGAAGTAAGTCCAAGAAGGTTCACCCACCAGGTCCAAATGGACAGCGGCTGCCTGGACCATACAATTCTTCTGGAGATGTAAATTACATTGAGGCACCAAAGGCTGCTCCAAGTGGTGGTTCATGGGACAATGTTTGGGGAAATGACTCCCCTCAATGA
- the LOC114183192 gene encoding pentatricopeptide repeat-containing protein At1g62350-like has translation MILRVSERVALWGSERRFSSSNLNYNRPVTVCGLRSGYKARRRTRILSKESIQVIHALKLAKSPDHVLDAKLSRLLKPDALNLFDELLRQNELSLSLKVFHFIREEVGHDTLLQLYADMILLLGRNMKIDMAEELFSQVSEKGLKPDTRMCGEMIGAYLQAGMTEKAMEIYGSMKEWGCSPDKFIFTVLITNLERNEQQQHQQLVESLKQDCFHYVEFPDKFLQQLQQDKPRKRRVDLV, from the exons atgattttgaGAGTCTCTGAGAGGGTTGCGCTATGGGGTTCTGAGCGGCGGTTCTCATCGTCAAATTTGAATTACAACAGACCGGTGACGGTATGCGGCCTCCGTTCAGGCTACAAAGCGCGGCGGCGCACAAGGATACTCTCCAAAGAAAGCATTCAAGTCATTCACGCGCTTAAACTCGCCAAATCCCCGGACCACGTTCTCGACGCCAAACTCTCACGCCTTTTGAAACCCGACGCCTTAAACCTGTTCGACGAATTGCTAAGACAAAACGAACTCAGTTTATCCCTCAAG GTTTTCCACTTCATTCGCGAGGAGGTGGGGCATGATACGCTGCTGCAACTCTACGCCGACATGATTCTGTTGCTCGGAAGAAACATGAAAATCGACATGGCGGAGGAGCTCTTCTCTCAAGTTTCGGAGAAGGGATTGAAACCGGACACAAGGATGTGCGGTGAGATGATTGGGGCGTATTTGCAAGCTGGGATGACGGAGAAGGCGATGGAGATATACGGGTCCATGAAGGAATGGGGTTGTTCCCCCGATAAGTTCATTTTCACTGTACTCATCACAAATTTAGAAAGAAACGAACAACAGCAACATCAACAACTGGTGGAGTCTCTCAAACAAGACTGTTTTCACTATGTGGAGTTTCCTGATAAATTCCTTCAACAACTTCAACAAGATAAA CCCAGAAAGAGACGTGTGGATCTTGTATGA